One stretch of Paramormyrops kingsleyae isolate MSU_618 chromosome 4, PKINGS_0.4, whole genome shotgun sequence DNA includes these proteins:
- the LOC111841878 gene encoding polymeric immunoglobulin receptor-like isoform X1 has protein sequence MDPLMLLFLLIAGLTGADSESRRRQVSVLSGGSVTIPCFYGDRYKRHVKYWCKKNDRDACTPIVHSNSPQEGKVSIRDDPDQRVFTVTINNLTTGDSGYFRCGVKISGGSDDGDQVVLSVTDGVSTVKWMRVQRRGSVTIPCFYSDRYKTHVKYWCRGNNRDSCTPIVHSDSPQESKVSIRDDPDQRVFTLTINNFTHGDSGYYWCCVEISGASDPGDWVSLSVTDGSSRLSVDKQEVTGVEGDSVSVQCHYGYSVNKKLWCKIGGTCVSERSGSWDLDGRPVLIRDDTGNRVFIVTMRGLERKDTGWYWCDAGGLQIPVHITVKLITITESHEEDGGNNDKLRSLVQLALYVGLGLLVLLLIIIFITWKVWDKHKKKTTMSQNQGNTDLTLNPDPEYAAIGNIKRDPPGQASEEPGADVTYSSIVLSDPEQVSSRCSSHRPAVTPASDVVYSSVALKHREGAATPRGSSTCGELLLMMRAVRDTQILH, from the exons GTGCTGACAGTGAGTCCAGAAGGAGACAGGTGTCTGTGCTGAGTGGAGGATCTGTtaccatcccatgtttctatggtGACAGATATAAAagacatgtgaaatactggtgcaaaaAGAATGATAGGGATGCATGTACTCCCATAGTACACAGTAACTCTCCACAGGAGGGTaaagtgtcaatcagagatgatcctgaccagcgagttttcactgtgaccatcaacaatctgaCAACTGGGGACTCTGGTTATTTCCGGTGTGGTGTGAAGATCAGTGGAGGTTCAGATGATGGAGATCAGGTTGTCCTGTCAGTGACTgatg gtgtgtccacagtgaAATGGATGCGTGTACAGAGAAGAGGATCTGTTACCATTCCATGTTTCTATAGTGACAGATATAAaactcatgtgaaatactggtgcagagggaATAATAGAGATTCATGTACTCCCATAGTACACAGTGACTCTCCACAGGAGAGTaaagtgtcaatcagagatgatcctgaccagcgagtcttcactctgaccatcaacaatttcacacatGGGGACTCTGGTTACTACTGGTGTTGTGTGGAGATCAGTGGAGCCTCAGATCCTGGAGATTGGGTTTCCCTCTCAGTCACTGATG GTTCCTCAAGGCTGTCAGTGGACAAACAGGAGGTGACGGGTGTGGAAGGAGACAGTGTCAGTGTTCAGTGTCACTATGGATACAGTGTAAATAAGAAGCTGTGGTGTAAGATCGGGGGCACCTGTGTGTCAGAGAGATCTGGGAGCTGGGATCTGGATGGGAGGCCTGTCCTGATCAGGGATGACACAGGAAATAGAGTCTTCATTGTGACAATGAGGGGACTGGAGAGGAAGGACACTGGCTGGTACTGGTGTGATGCTGGAGGCTTGCAGATCCCAGTTCATATTACTGTCAAACTAATAACCATCACTGAAT CACATGAAGAAGATggagggaataatgataaactgag ATCCTTGGTCCAGCTGGCTCTGTATGTAGGACTAGGCTTATTGGTGCTGCTATtgatcatcatcttcatcacaTGGAAAGTATGGGACAAACACA agaaaaaaacaacaatgagtCAAAATCAGGGAAACACAGATTTGACA CTGAACCCAGACCCTGAATATGCAGCAATAGGCAACATCAAGAGAGACCCCCCAGGGCAG GCCTCTGAGGAGCCTGGTGCTGATGTCACCTACAGCTCCATTGTCCTGTCAGACCCAGAG CAGGTGTCCTCTAGATGTTCTTCACACCGTCCTGCTGTAACCCCAGCCAGCGATGTGGTCTACAGCTCAGTCGCCCTGAAGCACAGAGAG ggggcagcaacACCAAGAGGCTCCTCAACATGTGGGGAGCTGCTGCTCATGATGAGAGCTGTGAGGGACACGCAGATACTGCATTGA
- the LOC111841878 gene encoding polymeric immunoglobulin receptor-like isoform X2, translating to MDPLMLLFLLIAGLTGADSESRRRQVSVLSGGSVTIPCFYGDRYKRHVKYWCKKNDRDACTPIVHSNSPQEGKVSIRDDPDQRVFTVTINNLTTGDSGYFRCGVKISGGSDDGDQVVLSVTDGVSTVKWMRVQRRGSVTIPCFYSDRYKTHVKYWCRGNNRDSCTPIVHSDSPQESKVSIRDDPDQRVFTLTINNFTHGDSGYYWCCVEISGASDPGDWVSLSVTDGSSRLSVDKQEVTGVEGDSVSVQCHYGYSVNKKLWCKIGGTCVSERSGSWDLDGRPVLIRDDTGNRVFIVTMRGLERKDTGWYWCDAGGLQIPVHITVKLITITESHEEDGGNNDKLRSLVQLALYVGLGLLVLLLIIIFITWKVWDKHKKKTTMSQNQGNTDLTLNPDPEYAAIGNIKRDPPGQASEEPGADVTYSSIVLSDPEVSSRCSSHRPAVTPASDVVYSSVALKHREGAATPRGSSTCGELLLMMRAVRDTQILH from the exons GTGCTGACAGTGAGTCCAGAAGGAGACAGGTGTCTGTGCTGAGTGGAGGATCTGTtaccatcccatgtttctatggtGACAGATATAAAagacatgtgaaatactggtgcaaaaAGAATGATAGGGATGCATGTACTCCCATAGTACACAGTAACTCTCCACAGGAGGGTaaagtgtcaatcagagatgatcctgaccagcgagttttcactgtgaccatcaacaatctgaCAACTGGGGACTCTGGTTATTTCCGGTGTGGTGTGAAGATCAGTGGAGGTTCAGATGATGGAGATCAGGTTGTCCTGTCAGTGACTgatg gtgtgtccacagtgaAATGGATGCGTGTACAGAGAAGAGGATCTGTTACCATTCCATGTTTCTATAGTGACAGATATAAaactcatgtgaaatactggtgcagagggaATAATAGAGATTCATGTACTCCCATAGTACACAGTGACTCTCCACAGGAGAGTaaagtgtcaatcagagatgatcctgaccagcgagtcttcactctgaccatcaacaatttcacacatGGGGACTCTGGTTACTACTGGTGTTGTGTGGAGATCAGTGGAGCCTCAGATCCTGGAGATTGGGTTTCCCTCTCAGTCACTGATG GTTCCTCAAGGCTGTCAGTGGACAAACAGGAGGTGACGGGTGTGGAAGGAGACAGTGTCAGTGTTCAGTGTCACTATGGATACAGTGTAAATAAGAAGCTGTGGTGTAAGATCGGGGGCACCTGTGTGTCAGAGAGATCTGGGAGCTGGGATCTGGATGGGAGGCCTGTCCTGATCAGGGATGACACAGGAAATAGAGTCTTCATTGTGACAATGAGGGGACTGGAGAGGAAGGACACTGGCTGGTACTGGTGTGATGCTGGAGGCTTGCAGATCCCAGTTCATATTACTGTCAAACTAATAACCATCACTGAAT CACATGAAGAAGATggagggaataatgataaactgag ATCCTTGGTCCAGCTGGCTCTGTATGTAGGACTAGGCTTATTGGTGCTGCTATtgatcatcatcttcatcacaTGGAAAGTATGGGACAAACACA agaaaaaaacaacaatgagtCAAAATCAGGGAAACACAGATTTGACA CTGAACCCAGACCCTGAATATGCAGCAATAGGCAACATCAAGAGAGACCCCCCAGGGCAG GCCTCTGAGGAGCCTGGTGCTGATGTCACCTACAGCTCCATTGTCCTGTCAGACCCAGAG GTGTCCTCTAGATGTTCTTCACACCGTCCTGCTGTAACCCCAGCCAGCGATGTGGTCTACAGCTCAGTCGCCCTGAAGCACAGAGAG ggggcagcaacACCAAGAGGCTCCTCAACATGTGGGGAGCTGCTGCTCATGATGAGAGCTGTGAGGGACACGCAGATACTGCATTGA
- the LOC111841878 gene encoding polymeric immunoglobulin receptor-like isoform X4, translating to MDPLMLLFLLIAGLTGADSESRRRQVSVLSGGSVTIPCFYGDRYKRHVKYWCKKNDRDACTPIVHSNSPQEGKVSIRDDPDQRVFTVTINNLTTGDSGYFRCGVKISGGSDDGDQVVLSVTDGVSTVKWMRVQRRGSVTIPCFYSDRYKTHVKYWCRGNNRDSCTPIVHSDSPQESKVSIRDDPDQRVFTLTINNFTHGDSGYYWCCVEISGASDPGDWVSLSVTDGSSRLSVDKQEVTGVEGDSVSVQCHYGYSVNKKLWCKIGGTCVSERSGSWDLDGRPVLIRDDTGNRVFIVTMRGLERKDTGWYWCDAGGLQIPVHITVKLITITESHEEDGGNNDKLRSLVQLALYVGLGLLVLLLIIIFITWKVWDKHKKKTTMSQNQGNTDLTLNPDPEYAAIGNIKRDPPGQASEEPGADVTYSSIVLSDPEVSSRCSSHRPAVTPASDVVYSSVALKHRE from the exons GTGCTGACAGTGAGTCCAGAAGGAGACAGGTGTCTGTGCTGAGTGGAGGATCTGTtaccatcccatgtttctatggtGACAGATATAAAagacatgtgaaatactggtgcaaaaAGAATGATAGGGATGCATGTACTCCCATAGTACACAGTAACTCTCCACAGGAGGGTaaagtgtcaatcagagatgatcctgaccagcgagttttcactgtgaccatcaacaatctgaCAACTGGGGACTCTGGTTATTTCCGGTGTGGTGTGAAGATCAGTGGAGGTTCAGATGATGGAGATCAGGTTGTCCTGTCAGTGACTgatg gtgtgtccacagtgaAATGGATGCGTGTACAGAGAAGAGGATCTGTTACCATTCCATGTTTCTATAGTGACAGATATAAaactcatgtgaaatactggtgcagagggaATAATAGAGATTCATGTACTCCCATAGTACACAGTGACTCTCCACAGGAGAGTaaagtgtcaatcagagatgatcctgaccagcgagtcttcactctgaccatcaacaatttcacacatGGGGACTCTGGTTACTACTGGTGTTGTGTGGAGATCAGTGGAGCCTCAGATCCTGGAGATTGGGTTTCCCTCTCAGTCACTGATG GTTCCTCAAGGCTGTCAGTGGACAAACAGGAGGTGACGGGTGTGGAAGGAGACAGTGTCAGTGTTCAGTGTCACTATGGATACAGTGTAAATAAGAAGCTGTGGTGTAAGATCGGGGGCACCTGTGTGTCAGAGAGATCTGGGAGCTGGGATCTGGATGGGAGGCCTGTCCTGATCAGGGATGACACAGGAAATAGAGTCTTCATTGTGACAATGAGGGGACTGGAGAGGAAGGACACTGGCTGGTACTGGTGTGATGCTGGAGGCTTGCAGATCCCAGTTCATATTACTGTCAAACTAATAACCATCACTGAAT CACATGAAGAAGATggagggaataatgataaactgag ATCCTTGGTCCAGCTGGCTCTGTATGTAGGACTAGGCTTATTGGTGCTGCTATtgatcatcatcttcatcacaTGGAAAGTATGGGACAAACACA agaaaaaaacaacaatgagtCAAAATCAGGGAAACACAGATTTGACA CTGAACCCAGACCCTGAATATGCAGCAATAGGCAACATCAAGAGAGACCCCCCAGGGCAG GCCTCTGAGGAGCCTGGTGCTGATGTCACCTACAGCTCCATTGTCCTGTCAGACCCAGAG GTGTCCTCTAGATGTTCTTCACACCGTCCTGCTGTAACCCCAGCCAGCGATGTGGTCTACAGCTCAGTCGCCCTGAAGCACAGAGAG tag
- the LOC111841878 gene encoding polymeric immunoglobulin receptor-like isoform X3, whose amino-acid sequence MDPLMLLFLLIAGLTGADSESRRRQVSVLSGGSVTIPCFYGDRYKRHVKYWCKKNDRDACTPIVHSNSPQEGKVSIRDDPDQRVFTVTINNLTTGDSGYFRCGVKISGGSDDGDQVVLSVTDGVSTVKWMRVQRRGSVTIPCFYSDRYKTHVKYWCRGNNRDSCTPIVHSDSPQESKVSIRDDPDQRVFTLTINNFTHGDSGYYWCCVEISGASDPGDWVSLSVTDGSSRLSVDKQEVTGVEGDSVSVQCHYGYSVNKKLWCKIGGTCVSERSGSWDLDGRPVLIRDDTGNRVFIVTMRGLERKDTGWYWCDAGGLQIPVHITVKLITITESHEEDGGNNDKLRSLVQLALYVGLGLLVLLLIIIFITWKVWDKHKKKTTMSQNQGNTDLTLNPDPEYAAIGNIKRDPPGQASEEPGADVTYSSIVLSDPEQVSSRCSSHRPAVTPASDVVYSSVALKHRE is encoded by the exons GTGCTGACAGTGAGTCCAGAAGGAGACAGGTGTCTGTGCTGAGTGGAGGATCTGTtaccatcccatgtttctatggtGACAGATATAAAagacatgtgaaatactggtgcaaaaAGAATGATAGGGATGCATGTACTCCCATAGTACACAGTAACTCTCCACAGGAGGGTaaagtgtcaatcagagatgatcctgaccagcgagttttcactgtgaccatcaacaatctgaCAACTGGGGACTCTGGTTATTTCCGGTGTGGTGTGAAGATCAGTGGAGGTTCAGATGATGGAGATCAGGTTGTCCTGTCAGTGACTgatg gtgtgtccacagtgaAATGGATGCGTGTACAGAGAAGAGGATCTGTTACCATTCCATGTTTCTATAGTGACAGATATAAaactcatgtgaaatactggtgcagagggaATAATAGAGATTCATGTACTCCCATAGTACACAGTGACTCTCCACAGGAGAGTaaagtgtcaatcagagatgatcctgaccagcgagtcttcactctgaccatcaacaatttcacacatGGGGACTCTGGTTACTACTGGTGTTGTGTGGAGATCAGTGGAGCCTCAGATCCTGGAGATTGGGTTTCCCTCTCAGTCACTGATG GTTCCTCAAGGCTGTCAGTGGACAAACAGGAGGTGACGGGTGTGGAAGGAGACAGTGTCAGTGTTCAGTGTCACTATGGATACAGTGTAAATAAGAAGCTGTGGTGTAAGATCGGGGGCACCTGTGTGTCAGAGAGATCTGGGAGCTGGGATCTGGATGGGAGGCCTGTCCTGATCAGGGATGACACAGGAAATAGAGTCTTCATTGTGACAATGAGGGGACTGGAGAGGAAGGACACTGGCTGGTACTGGTGTGATGCTGGAGGCTTGCAGATCCCAGTTCATATTACTGTCAAACTAATAACCATCACTGAAT CACATGAAGAAGATggagggaataatgataaactgag ATCCTTGGTCCAGCTGGCTCTGTATGTAGGACTAGGCTTATTGGTGCTGCTATtgatcatcatcttcatcacaTGGAAAGTATGGGACAAACACA agaaaaaaacaacaatgagtCAAAATCAGGGAAACACAGATTTGACA CTGAACCCAGACCCTGAATATGCAGCAATAGGCAACATCAAGAGAGACCCCCCAGGGCAG GCCTCTGAGGAGCCTGGTGCTGATGTCACCTACAGCTCCATTGTCCTGTCAGACCCAGAG CAGGTGTCCTCTAGATGTTCTTCACACCGTCCTGCTGTAACCCCAGCCAGCGATGTGGTCTACAGCTCAGTCGCCCTGAAGCACAGAGAG tag